The following proteins are co-located in the Bordetella bronchialis genome:
- a CDS encoding glutamate synthase subunit beta: MGKITGFLEYQRLQEAHEAPSARLKTWREFVLRLDDQAAKVQAARCMDCGIPFCNNGCPVNNIIPDWNDLVYRQDWRKALDVLHSTNNFPEFTGRICPAPCEAACTLNINNDAVGIKSIEHAIIDKGWEEGWVLPQPPSRKTGKKVAVVGSGPAGLACAQQLARAGHAVTVFEKSDRIGGLLRYGIPDFKLEKSQIDRRIAQMEAEGVEFCPSTYIGNPADPAADGLSARTPESLRDEFDAVVMAGGAETPRDLPVPGRELKGVYFAMDFLRQQNKAVAGDRLTDQTLAKGKHVVVIGGGDTGSDCVGTSNRHGAASVTQFELMPQPPESENKPLTWPYWPAKLRTSSSHEEGCDRDWAVTTKSLVGEKGVVRKLIAARVEWVKDEATGQMKMREVEGSEFEVKADLVLLAMGFVSPRQQVLDAFGVDRDTRGNVRANTDDYRTSMEKVFAAGDMRRGQSLVVWAIREGRQCARAVDAFLMGESDLPR, translated from the coding sequence ATGGGAAAAATCACCGGATTCCTCGAATACCAGCGCCTGCAGGAGGCCCACGAGGCCCCGTCCGCGCGCCTGAAGACGTGGCGCGAGTTCGTGCTGCGCCTGGACGACCAGGCCGCCAAGGTGCAGGCCGCGCGCTGCATGGACTGCGGCATTCCGTTCTGCAATAACGGCTGCCCGGTCAACAACATCATCCCCGACTGGAACGACCTGGTGTACCGGCAGGATTGGCGCAAGGCGCTGGACGTGCTGCACTCCACCAACAACTTCCCGGAGTTCACGGGCCGCATCTGCCCCGCGCCCTGCGAGGCCGCCTGTACCCTCAACATCAACAACGATGCGGTGGGTATCAAGTCGATCGAGCACGCCATCATCGACAAGGGCTGGGAAGAGGGCTGGGTGCTGCCGCAACCGCCTTCGCGCAAGACGGGCAAGAAGGTCGCCGTGGTGGGCTCGGGTCCCGCCGGCCTGGCCTGCGCCCAGCAGCTGGCACGCGCCGGCCACGCCGTGACGGTGTTCGAGAAGAGCGACCGCATCGGCGGGCTGCTGCGCTACGGCATCCCCGACTTCAAACTGGAAAAATCGCAGATCGACCGCCGCATCGCGCAGATGGAGGCGGAAGGCGTGGAGTTCTGCCCGTCCACCTATATCGGCAACCCCGCCGACCCGGCCGCCGACGGGCTGAGCGCCCGCACGCCGGAGTCGCTGCGCGATGAATTCGACGCGGTTGTGATGGCCGGCGGCGCGGAAACGCCGCGCGACCTGCCGGTGCCCGGACGCGAACTGAAGGGCGTGTACTTCGCGATGGACTTCCTGCGCCAGCAGAACAAGGCCGTGGCGGGCGATCGCCTGACCGACCAGACGCTGGCCAAGGGCAAGCATGTGGTGGTGATCGGCGGCGGCGATACCGGCTCCGATTGCGTGGGCACCAGCAACCGCCACGGCGCGGCGTCGGTGACGCAGTTCGAACTGATGCCCCAGCCGCCGGAGTCGGAAAACAAGCCCCTGACCTGGCCGTACTGGCCGGCCAAGCTGCGCACCTCGTCCTCGCACGAAGAAGGCTGCGACCGCGACTGGGCGGTAACCACCAAGTCGCTGGTCGGCGAAAAAGGCGTGGTCCGCAAACTGATCGCCGCGCGCGTCGAATGGGTCAAGGACGAGGCCACCGGCCAAATGAAAATGCGCGAGGTGGAAGGCTCCGAATTCGAAGTGAAGGCCGACCTGGTACTCCTGGCCATGGGGTTCGTATCCCCGCGCCAGCAGGTCCTGGACGCGTTCGGGGTGGACCGCGATACGCGGGGCAACGTACGCGCCAACACCGACGACTACCGGACCAGCATGGAGAAGGTCTTCGCCGCGGGCGATATGCGGCGCGGACAGTCGCTGGTGGTATGGGCGATCCGGGAAGGGCGGCAGTGCGCGCGCGCAGTGGATGCTTTCCTGATGGGGGAAAGCGACCTGCCTCGTTAA
- a CDS encoding glutamate synthase-related protein, whose amino-acid sequence MTVPTHSDACRPAPARPIDATRIGLPAAQGLYDPRNEHDACGVGFVAHIKGRKSHAIIQQGLKILENLDHRGAVGADKLMGDGAGILIQIPDALYREEMAQSGVTLPPPGEYGVAMVFLPKETASRLACEQELERAVRAEGQVVLGWRDVPVDVEMPMSPAVRDLEPVIRQLFIGRGADVMVPDALERKLYVIRKTASHAIQNMRLAHGKEYFVPSASVRTVVYKGLLLADQVGRYYRDLADTRTISALALVHQRFSTNTFPAWPLAHPYRMIAHNGEINTVKGNFNWLRAREGMMQSAVLGEDLPKLYPIVYEGQSDTATFDNCLELLVNSGYSLAHAMMMMIPEAWEQHTQMDESRRAFYEYHAAMMEPWDGPAAVAFTDGRQIGATLDRNGLRPARYLVTDDDMVIMASEAGTLPIPENRIVKKWRLQPGKMFLIDLEQGRIIDDVEIKSQLANSRPYRQWIERLRVKLESLPAPKQPADATAPAASLLDRQQAFGWTQEDYKFILEPMATSGEEAVGSMGNDAPLAVLSNRPKPFYNYFRQLFAQVTNPPIDPIREQLVMSLVSFIGPKPNLLDINNVNPPLRLEVSQPVLDFAAMAQIRDIEQVTGHKFRSLELDITYPAAWGREGIEARVAALCARAVDAVRSGYNILIVSDRRVDAERVAIPALLATSAIHQHLIRAGLRTSTGLVVETGSAREVHHFALLGGYGAEAIHPYLALESLEKMADPEKAVKNYIKAIGKGLNKVMSKMGISTYMSYTGAQIFEAVGLQSALVEKYFTGTASTVEGIGIFEVAEEALRLHRAAFSQDPVLANDLDAGGEYAYRVRGEEHMWTPDSIAKLQHATRANNYRTYKEYAQIINDQSRRHMTLRGLFEFRFDPTRAIPLEEVEPAKEIVKRFATGAMSLGSISTEAHSVLAVAMNRIGGKSNTGEGGEDELRYRAELRDGKSGIKDGDTLASVLGSDRVEADVALKAGDSLRSKIKQVASGRFGVSAEYLSSADQIQIKMAQGAKPGEGGQLPGHKVSEYIAKLRYSVPGVGLISPPPHHDIYSIEDLAQLIHDLKNVNSRSSISVKLVSEVGVGTVAAGVAKAKADHVVIAGHDGGTGASPVSSIKQVGTPWELGLAETQQTLVLNRLRSRIRVQADGQMKTGRDVVIGALLGADEFGFATAPLVVEGCIMMRKCHLNTCPVGVATQDPVLRKKFQGKPEHVVNYFFFVAEEVREIMAQLGIRKFDELIGRSDLLDTRVGIEHWKARGLDFTRVFYQAPSDGPVRQTETQDHGLSGALDHQLIERCKPALERGEKVSFIVPVRNRNRTIGAMLSGAVASRYGHEGLPDDTIHIQCNGTAGQSFGAFLAHGITLDLVGEANDYVGKGLSGGRIVVRSPNDFRGFGPDHIIAGNTVMYGALAGEAYFNGVAGERFAVRNSGAAAVVEGTGDHGCEYMTGGTVVVLGATGRNFAAGMSGGVAYVWDPDNSFRGRCNLAMVELESVLPHAEQQSLNNIETWHSAQRGGERETDEAILRRLIEDHFRYTGSFQARDILGNWETARGKFVKVMPTDYRRALGEMWRAANPQKMAA is encoded by the coding sequence ATGACCGTACCGACCCATTCCGACGCCTGTCGCCCCGCGCCGGCGCGTCCCATCGACGCCACGCGCATCGGCCTGCCCGCCGCCCAAGGTCTTTACGACCCCCGCAACGAGCATGACGCCTGCGGCGTGGGCTTCGTGGCCCACATCAAGGGGCGTAAAAGCCACGCCATCATCCAGCAAGGCCTGAAGATCCTGGAAAACCTGGATCACCGGGGCGCGGTGGGCGCGGACAAGCTGATGGGCGACGGCGCCGGCATCCTGATCCAGATTCCCGATGCCCTGTACCGCGAGGAAATGGCGCAAAGCGGCGTGACCCTGCCGCCGCCCGGCGAATACGGCGTGGCCATGGTCTTCCTGCCCAAGGAAACGGCGTCCCGCCTGGCCTGTGAGCAGGAACTGGAACGCGCGGTGCGCGCCGAAGGCCAGGTCGTCCTGGGCTGGCGCGACGTGCCGGTGGACGTGGAAATGCCCATGTCGCCCGCCGTGCGCGACCTGGAACCGGTGATCCGCCAGCTGTTCATCGGCCGCGGCGCCGACGTCATGGTGCCCGACGCGCTCGAACGCAAGCTGTACGTCATCCGCAAGACGGCCAGCCACGCCATCCAGAACATGCGCCTGGCCCACGGCAAGGAATACTTCGTGCCGTCGGCCTCGGTGCGGACCGTGGTGTACAAGGGCCTGCTGCTGGCCGACCAGGTCGGCCGCTACTACCGCGACCTGGCGGACACCCGCACCATCTCGGCCCTGGCCCTGGTGCACCAGCGCTTCTCCACCAACACTTTCCCCGCCTGGCCCCTGGCCCACCCCTACCGCATGATCGCGCACAACGGCGAGATCAATACGGTCAAGGGCAACTTCAACTGGCTGCGCGCGCGCGAAGGCATGATGCAGTCCGCCGTGCTGGGCGAGGACCTGCCCAAGCTGTATCCCATCGTGTACGAAGGCCAGTCGGACACGGCCACCTTCGACAACTGCCTGGAACTGCTGGTGAATTCCGGCTATTCCCTGGCCCACGCCATGATGATGATGATCCCGGAGGCGTGGGAACAGCATACGCAGATGGACGAAAGCCGCCGCGCCTTCTACGAATACCACGCCGCCATGATGGAGCCGTGGGACGGCCCGGCCGCCGTCGCATTCACCGATGGCCGCCAGATCGGCGCCACCCTGGACCGCAACGGCCTGCGCCCCGCCCGCTACCTGGTCACGGATGACGACATGGTCATCATGGCGTCGGAAGCCGGCACGCTGCCCATCCCGGAAAACCGCATCGTCAAGAAATGGCGCCTGCAGCCGGGCAAGATGTTCCTGATCGACCTGGAACAGGGCCGCATCATCGACGACGTGGAAATCAAGTCGCAGCTGGCCAACTCGCGTCCCTACCGCCAGTGGATCGAGCGCCTGCGCGTCAAGCTGGAATCCTTGCCGGCGCCCAAGCAGCCCGCCGACGCGACGGCGCCGGCCGCCTCGCTGCTGGACCGCCAGCAGGCCTTCGGCTGGACGCAGGAAGACTACAAGTTCATCCTGGAACCCATGGCCACTTCCGGCGAAGAGGCCGTGGGCTCCATGGGCAACGACGCGCCGCTGGCGGTGCTGTCCAACCGCCCCAAGCCCTTCTACAACTATTTCCGCCAGCTGTTCGCCCAGGTCACGAACCCGCCGATCGACCCGATCCGCGAACAGCTGGTGATGTCGCTGGTGTCCTTCATCGGGCCCAAGCCCAACCTGCTGGACATCAATAACGTCAACCCGCCGCTGCGGCTGGAAGTCTCGCAGCCGGTGCTGGACTTCGCCGCCATGGCGCAGATCCGCGACATCGAGCAGGTAACGGGGCACAAGTTCCGCAGCCTGGAACTGGACATCACCTATCCCGCCGCCTGGGGCCGCGAAGGCATCGAGGCCCGCGTGGCGGCGCTGTGCGCGCGCGCCGTGGACGCGGTGCGCAGCGGCTACAACATCCTGATCGTGTCGGACCGCCGCGTCGACGCCGAGCGCGTGGCCATCCCCGCGCTGCTGGCCACCTCGGCCATCCACCAGCACCTGATCCGCGCCGGCCTGCGCACCAGCACGGGCCTGGTGGTGGAAACCGGTTCCGCGCGCGAAGTGCACCACTTCGCCCTGCTGGGCGGCTACGGCGCCGAGGCCATCCACCCCTATCTGGCGCTGGAATCGCTGGAAAAGATGGCGGACCCGGAAAAGGCCGTCAAGAACTACATCAAGGCCATCGGCAAGGGCCTGAACAAGGTCATGTCCAAGATGGGCATCTCGACCTACATGTCCTATACCGGCGCGCAGATTTTCGAAGCCGTCGGCCTGCAGAGCGCGCTGGTGGAGAAATACTTCACCGGCACGGCGAGCACGGTGGAAGGTATCGGCATCTTCGAAGTCGCCGAGGAAGCCCTGCGCCTGCATCGCGCGGCCTTCAGCCAGGATCCGGTGCTGGCCAACGACCTGGACGCGGGCGGTGAATACGCCTACCGCGTGCGCGGCGAAGAGCACATGTGGACGCCCGACTCCATCGCCAAGCTGCAGCATGCGACGCGCGCCAACAACTACCGCACCTATAAGGAATACGCGCAGATCATCAACGACCAGAGCCGCCGCCACATGACGCTGCGCGGCCTGTTCGAGTTCCGCTTCGACCCGACCCGCGCGATTCCGCTGGAAGAAGTCGAACCCGCCAAGGAAATCGTCAAGCGCTTCGCCACCGGGGCGATGTCGCTGGGATCCATCTCCACCGAAGCGCACTCGGTGCTGGCGGTGGCGATGAACCGCATCGGCGGCAAGTCCAACACGGGCGAGGGCGGCGAAGACGAACTGCGCTACCGCGCGGAACTGCGCGACGGCAAGAGCGGCATCAAGGATGGCGATACCCTGGCGTCCGTGCTGGGCAGCGACCGCGTCGAAGCCGACGTGGCGCTGAAGGCCGGCGATTCCCTGCGCTCCAAGATCAAGCAGGTGGCTTCCGGCCGCTTTGGCGTCAGCGCCGAGTACCTGAGCAGCGCCGACCAGATCCAGATCAAGATGGCGCAGGGCGCCAAGCCGGGCGAAGGCGGCCAGTTGCCGGGACACAAGGTGTCCGAGTACATCGCCAAGCTGCGCTATTCGGTGCCCGGCGTGGGCCTGATTTCGCCGCCGCCGCACCACGATATCTATTCCATCGAAGACCTGGCCCAGCTGATCCACGACCTGAAGAACGTCAATTCGCGCTCGTCGATCTCGGTCAAGCTGGTGTCGGAAGTCGGCGTGGGCACGGTGGCGGCCGGCGTGGCCAAGGCCAAGGCCGACCACGTGGTGATCGCCGGCCATGACGGCGGCACGGGCGCCTCGCCGGTGTCCTCGATCAAGCAGGTGGGCACGCCATGGGAATTGGGCCTGGCGGAAACGCAGCAGACCCTGGTGCTGAACCGCCTGCGCAGCCGCATCCGCGTGCAGGCCGACGGCCAGATGAAGACCGGCCGCGACGTTGTCATCGGCGCGCTGCTGGGCGCCGATGAATTCGGCTTCGCCACGGCGCCGCTGGTGGTGGAAGGCTGCATCATGATGCGCAAGTGCCACCTGAACACCTGCCCGGTGGGTGTCGCCACGCAGGATCCCGTGCTGCGCAAGAAGTTCCAGGGCAAACCCGAACACGTCGTGAACTATTTCTTCTTCGTCGCCGAGGAAGTGCGCGAGATCATGGCCCAGCTGGGCATCCGCAAGTTCGACGAACTGATCGGCCGCAGCGACCTGCTCGATACGCGTGTCGGCATCGAGCACTGGAAGGCGCGCGGCCTGGACTTCACCCGCGTGTTCTACCAGGCGCCGTCCGACGGCCCGGTGCGCCAGACGGAAACCCAGGACCACGGCCTGTCCGGCGCGCTGGACCACCAGTTGATCGAACGCTGCAAGCCGGCGCTGGAGCGGGGCGAGAAAGTCTCCTTCATCGTGCCGGTGCGCAACCGCAACCGCACCATCGGCGCCATGCTGTCCGGCGCCGTGGCGTCGCGCTACGGCCATGAAGGCCTGCCCGACGACACCATCCACATCCAGTGCAACGGCACGGCCGGCCAGAGCTTCGGCGCCTTCCTGGCGCACGGCATTACGCTGGACCTGGTGGGCGAGGCCAACGACTACGTCGGCAAGGGCCTGTCCGGCGGCCGCATCGTGGTGCGCTCGCCCAACGACTTCCGCGGCTTCGGTCCGGACCACATCATCGCCGGCAATACGGTGATGTACGGGGCGCTGGCCGGCGAAGCCTACTTCAACGGCGTGGCGGGCGAACGCTTCGCGGTGCGCAATTCCGGCGCCGCGGCGGTCGTGGAAGGCACGGGCGACCATGGCTGCGAATACATGACGGGCGGCACGGTTGTGGTGCTGGGCGCGACCGGACGCAACTTCGCCGCCGGCATGTCGGGCGGGGTGGCCTACGTCTGGGACCCGGACAACAGCTTCCGCGGCCGCTGCAACCTGGCCATGGTGGAACTGGAATCCGTGCTGCCGCATGCCGAGCAGCAAAGCCTGAACAACATCGAAACCTGGCACAGCGCGCAGCGCGGCGGCGAACGGGAGACCGACGAAGCCATCCTGCGCCGCCTGATCGAAGACCACTTCCGCTATACCGGCAGCTTCCAGGCGCGCGACATCCTGGGCAACTGGGAAACCGCGCGCGGCAAGTTCGTCAAGGTCATGCCGACCGATTACCGCCGCGCTCTGGGCGAAATGTGGCGTGCGGCCAACCCGCAGAAAATGGCCGCTTAA
- a CDS encoding S-(hydroxymethyl)glutathione dehydrogenase/class III alcohol dehydrogenase — MKTKAAIAWKAGAPLTIEEVDLEGPRAGEVLVEVKATGICHTDYYTLSGADPEGLFPAILGHEGAGVVLETGAGVTSLKPGDHVIPLYTPECRQCKFCLSRKTNLCQAIRATQGKGLMPDGTSRFSLGGKAIHHYMGTSTFANHIVVPEIALARIRDDAPFDKVCYIGCGVTTGVGAVVYTAKVEAGANVVVFGLGGIGLNVIQGAKMVGADKIIGVDINPRREALARKFGMTHFVNPSEVENVVDHLIQLTDGGADYSFECVGNTKLMRQALECCHKGWGKSIIIGVAAAGEEIATRPFQLVTGREWKGSAFGGARGRTDVPRIVDWYMEGKLNIDDLITHTLPLDQINEGFDLMKRGESIRSVVLY, encoded by the coding sequence ATGAAAACCAAAGCCGCCATTGCCTGGAAAGCCGGGGCCCCCCTGACCATCGAGGAAGTCGATCTGGAAGGCCCCCGGGCCGGCGAGGTCCTGGTCGAAGTCAAGGCGACAGGCATCTGCCACACCGATTACTACACCTTGTCCGGCGCCGATCCGGAAGGCCTGTTTCCCGCCATCCTGGGCCATGAGGGCGCCGGCGTCGTCCTGGAAACCGGCGCGGGCGTGACCAGCCTGAAGCCCGGCGATCACGTCATCCCGCTGTATACCCCGGAGTGCCGGCAGTGCAAGTTCTGCCTGTCCCGCAAGACCAACCTGTGCCAGGCGATCCGCGCCACCCAGGGCAAGGGGCTGATGCCGGATGGCACGTCGCGGTTTTCGCTGGGCGGCAAGGCCATCCATCACTATATGGGTACGTCGACTTTCGCCAACCATATCGTGGTGCCGGAAATCGCGCTGGCCAGGATCCGCGATGACGCGCCTTTCGACAAGGTCTGCTATATCGGCTGCGGCGTGACCACCGGGGTGGGGGCGGTCGTGTACACCGCCAAGGTGGAAGCCGGCGCCAACGTGGTCGTCTTCGGCCTGGGCGGCATCGGGCTGAACGTCATCCAGGGCGCCAAAATGGTCGGCGCGGACAAGATCATCGGCGTGGACATCAACCCGCGCCGGGAGGCCCTGGCCCGCAAGTTCGGGATGACGCACTTCGTCAATCCCTCCGAGGTCGAAAATGTCGTGGATCACCTGATCCAGCTGACCGACGGCGGCGCCGATTACTCCTTCGAATGCGTCGGCAACACCAAGCTGATGCGCCAGGCGCTGGAGTGCTGCCACAAGGGCTGGGGCAAATCCATCATCATCGGCGTGGCCGCCGCTGGAGAGGAAATCGCCACCCGCCCCTTCCAGCTGGTCACCGGCCGGGAATGGAAGGGCTCGGCCTTTGGCGGCGCGCGCGGCCGTACCGACGTGCCCAGGATCGTCGACTGGTATATGGAAGGCAAGCTCAATATCGACGATCTCATCACCCATACCCTGCCGCTGGACCAGATCAACGAGGGCTTCGACCTGATGAAGCGCGGCGAGTCCATCCGTTCCGTGGTGCTCTACTGA
- the fghA gene encoding S-formylglutathione hydrolase, protein MADLEILAQHRCFDGWQRIYRHDSAAIGLPMRFSVYTPPQAQHGPVPALFYLAGLECNEETFMIKAGAQRWAARHGVMLVAPDTSPRGAGVPGEDQDWDLGTGAGFYVDATQEPWRRHYRMESYITQELHGLATAQLGAASGRIGIFGHSMGGHGALVLALRHPGLFRSVSAFAPIAAPSRCPWGQKAFAHYLGADQQAWAAYDASALMASSKAPYPAGILVDQGLGDRFLAQQLYPDAFEAACAQVGQALQLRRHADYDHGYYFISTFMEDHIRFHADRLGPAGD, encoded by the coding sequence ATGGCGGACCTGGAAATCCTGGCCCAGCACCGCTGCTTCGACGGTTGGCAGCGCATCTACCGCCACGACTCCGCGGCGATCGGCCTGCCCATGCGCTTTTCCGTCTATACGCCGCCGCAGGCCCAGCACGGTCCCGTGCCGGCCCTGTTTTACCTGGCCGGGTTGGAGTGCAACGAGGAAACCTTCATGATCAAGGCCGGTGCCCAGCGCTGGGCGGCCCGGCATGGGGTGATGCTGGTCGCGCCGGACACCAGCCCGCGCGGCGCGGGCGTGCCGGGCGAGGACCAGGATTGGGACCTGGGCACGGGCGCCGGCTTCTATGTCGATGCCACCCAGGAACCCTGGCGCCGCCATTACCGCATGGAAAGCTACATTACCCAGGAGCTGCACGGCCTGGCCACGGCCCAATTGGGGGCGGCGTCCGGCCGCATCGGCATCTTCGGCCACTCCATGGGGGGCCATGGCGCGCTGGTGCTGGCCCTGCGTCATCCCGGCCTGTTCCGCTCGGTGTCGGCCTTCGCCCCCATTGCCGCGCCCAGCCGCTGCCCTTGGGGGCAGAAGGCCTTCGCCCATTACCTGGGCGCCGACCAGCAGGCCTGGGCGGCCTACGACGCCAGCGCCCTCATGGCGTCGTCGAAGGCGCCCTATCCGGCCGGCATCCTGGTGGACCAGGGGCTGGGCGACCGCTTCCTGGCGCAGCAACTGTATCCGGACGCGTTCGAGGCGGCTTGCGCCCAGGTCGGGCAAGCCCTGCAGCTGCGCCGGCACGCCGACTACGACCACGGCTATTACTTCATCTCCACCTTCATGGAAGACCATATCCGCTTCCATGCGGACCGGCTGGGCCCGGCCGGGGATTGA
- the rpoH gene encoding RNA polymerase sigma factor RpoH: MKQTRSPLAVPGNALTLAIANPGALGTIDAYISAVNRLPVLTADQETALGRRLRDTGDLDAARELVLSHLRLVVSIARQYLGYGLPHADLIQEGNVGLMKAVKRFDPERGVRLVSFAVHWIKAEIHEYIVRNWRLVKVATTKAQRKLFFNLRSMRPDGKTLDSEQVDEIARELNVRPEDVSEMEVRLSGRDMALESQDDDDEGYAPIAYLSDEGRQEPTRVLERKAHDELQSTGLHDALEALDPRSRHIVQARWLQDDGGATLHELAQEYGISAERVRQIEAAALKKMRGTLQPA, translated from the coding sequence ATGAAACAAACGAGATCCCCGTTGGCCGTACCCGGCAACGCCCTTACGCTGGCCATCGCCAATCCTGGCGCGCTGGGGACGATCGACGCATATATCTCGGCCGTGAACCGGCTGCCGGTTCTGACCGCGGATCAGGAAACCGCCCTGGGTCGCCGCCTGCGCGACACCGGCGACCTGGATGCCGCGCGCGAACTGGTGCTGTCGCATCTGCGCCTGGTGGTGTCCATCGCACGCCAATACCTGGGCTACGGCCTGCCGCATGCCGACCTGATCCAGGAAGGCAACGTCGGCCTGATGAAGGCCGTCAAGCGTTTCGATCCGGAGCGTGGCGTGCGCCTGGTGTCCTTCGCGGTCCACTGGATCAAGGCCGAGATACACGAATACATCGTCCGCAACTGGCGGCTGGTCAAGGTCGCCACGACCAAGGCGCAGCGCAAACTGTTCTTCAACCTGCGCAGCATGCGGCCGGACGGCAAGACCCTGGATTCCGAGCAGGTCGACGAGATCGCCCGCGAACTGAATGTCCGCCCCGAGGACGTCAGCGAAATGGAAGTGCGCCTTTCCGGGCGCGACATGGCGCTGGAGTCGCAGGACGATGACGACGAGGGCTACGCGCCCATCGCCTACCTGTCCGACGAAGGGCGCCAGGAGCCGACCCGCGTGCTGGAGCGCAAGGCCCACGACGAGCTGCAGAGCACCGGCCTGCACGACGCGCTCGAGGCCCTGGACCCGCGCTCGCGCCATATCGTCCAGGCCCGTTGGCTGCAGGACGACGGCGGCGCCACGCTGCACGAGCTGGCGCAGGAATACGGCATATCCGCCGAGCGCGTCCGCCAGATCGAGGCCGCCGCCCTGAAGAAGATGCGCGGCACGCTGCAGCCCGCCTGA
- a CDS encoding phosphodiesterase, which yields MLGVDTDASLRAVVAAIRRGHGHADLLLATGDLSHDGTETSYHRFADAVAPLGMPVRCVPGNHDAPAALKGTLGDWTQPITDIDPWRIILLDSRADGSNAGHLERDQFELLDHGLATAQGRPALVAMHHNAVQVSADWRDPMMLDNAAELFRHLARWGNARILLWGHVHQDFDRRRGNVRMLATPSTCFQFTIRDGRHRLDPQAPGYRWLKLYPDGSVATGVRRLDTALWRALVQEWNEPEEAPLAAAIKNGAPLGVPRQTPVS from the coding sequence ATGCTGGGCGTGGACACGGATGCGAGCCTGCGCGCCGTGGTCGCCGCCATACGCCGCGGCCACGGCCATGCCGACCTGCTGCTGGCCACGGGCGACCTGTCCCATGACGGCACCGAGACCTCCTACCATCGCTTCGCCGACGCCGTCGCGCCGCTCGGCATGCCGGTGCGTTGCGTGCCGGGCAATCACGACGCGCCGGCCGCGCTCAAGGGCACCCTGGGAGACTGGACGCAGCCGATCACCGATATCGATCCCTGGCGCATCATCCTGCTGGATTCGCGTGCCGATGGGTCCAATGCCGGACACCTGGAACGCGACCAGTTCGAGTTGCTGGACCACGGATTGGCGACGGCGCAAGGGCGCCCCGCGCTGGTCGCCATGCATCACAACGCGGTACAGGTCAGCGCGGACTGGCGCGATCCCATGATGCTGGACAACGCGGCCGAGCTGTTTCGCCACCTGGCGCGCTGGGGCAATGCCCGCATCCTGCTGTGGGGCCACGTGCACCAGGATTTCGACCGGCGCCGCGGCAATGTCCGCATGCTGGCCACGCCGTCCACGTGCTTCCAGTTCACGATACGCGATGGACGGCACCGGCTGGATCCGCAAGCGCCCGGCTACCGCTGGCTGAAGCTTTACCCGGACGGCTCGGTGGCCACTGGGGTGCGCCGGCTCGATACGGCGCTGTGGCGGGCCCTGGTCCAGGAATGGAACGAACCCGAAGAGGCGCCGCTGGCCGCCGCAATAAAAAACGGGGCACCGCTTGGGGTGCCCCGCCAAACACCTGTCTCATAG